Proteins encoded together in one Paracoccus sp. SMMA_5_TC window:
- a CDS encoding transposase domain-containing protein has protein sequence MTPDREWWTPDALADAGLPGLPTTKRRINALAQREAWREQPGKARMRAGKGGGWEYHWSVLPERARKALLVAVAPQGGASAKPDRDDAWRDFEELPEEARAKARERLEVLQKFETFAGLVGRDQAAREIAQSFGTSARTIWRWLDLVDGVDHADWLAYLAPRHRVAARDARRDGAIGDFQPFLAILKADYLRLEAPSFAASYDVACRIARAKGLAVMSERTARRRIEAIPRVTRVLAREGERGLARCFPPQIRDRTQMVAMEGVNADCHKFDVFVQWEDDDKPRRAQLVAFQDLYSGKILAWRIDRDPNKVAVMSAFGELIETWGIPRHCLFDNGMEFANKWLSGGAPTRFRFKVRDDDPLGVLPQLGIQIHWAKPAHGQAKPVERAFRDMAQRIAKDPRLAGAYVGNRPDAKPENYMSRAIPLADFVAVVADGIEQHNARVGRQSPTCRGRSFDETFADSYARAPIRKATPEQRRLWLMGQEVRKAHATHGRITMHQAAYWSDWMTDIAGTRVICRFDPEDLNAGLEIYALDGSYLGFAATQERTEFFNLAAAQEAAALERRRKRLAKAALAAERPVDAARVAAELKDLVRDAIAAPESRVVELVQQARAPVINRAMPQPEYRDDEAAHEAAMVLKFRTPEPVSEVPDDSAGRWRRAKEIEAKLAADAPVGSAEAQWLYGYQQTAEYRTHERMAERFGPDAIG, from the coding sequence ATGACCCCGGACCGCGAATGGTGGACGCCGGATGCGCTGGCCGATGCCGGCCTGCCCGGGCTGCCGACGACGAAACGGCGCATCAACGCGCTTGCGCAGCGCGAGGCGTGGCGCGAGCAGCCCGGCAAGGCACGGATGCGCGCGGGCAAGGGCGGCGGCTGGGAATATCACTGGTCGGTTCTGCCCGAACGCGCGCGCAAGGCGCTGCTGGTCGCGGTCGCGCCGCAGGGCGGGGCGTCCGCGAAGCCGGACCGCGACGATGCCTGGCGCGATTTCGAGGAACTGCCCGAAGAGGCACGCGCCAAGGCCAGGGAGCGCCTGGAGGTTTTGCAGAAGTTCGAGACCTTTGCGGGGCTGGTCGGCCGCGATCAGGCGGCACGCGAGATCGCCCAATCCTTCGGCACCTCGGCGCGCACGATCTGGCGCTGGCTCGACCTGGTCGACGGGGTCGATCACGCCGACTGGCTGGCCTATCTGGCACCGCGCCATCGCGTGGCGGCGCGCGATGCCAGGCGGGACGGTGCGATCGGGGATTTTCAGCCGTTTTTGGCGATTTTGAAGGCCGATTACCTGCGCCTTGAAGCGCCGTCCTTTGCCGCGTCATACGACGTGGCGTGCCGCATCGCGCGGGCCAAGGGGCTGGCGGTGATGAGCGAACGCACGGCGCGGCGGCGGATCGAGGCCATCCCCCGCGTGACGAGGGTTCTGGCTCGCGAGGGCGAGCGCGGTCTGGCGCGGTGCTTTCCGCCGCAGATCCGCGACCGGACGCAGATGGTGGCGATGGAGGGGGTCAATGCCGACTGCCACAAGTTCGACGTGTTCGTGCAGTGGGAGGACGACGACAAGCCGCGCCGGGCGCAACTGGTGGCCTTCCAGGATCTGTATTCTGGCAAGATCCTGGCCTGGCGCATCGATCGCGACCCGAACAAGGTGGCGGTGATGTCCGCATTCGGCGAGCTGATCGAGACCTGGGGTATCCCGCGGCACTGCCTGTTCGACAACGGCATGGAATTCGCTAACAAATGGCTGTCGGGAGGCGCGCCCACGCGGTTTCGTTTCAAGGTGCGTGACGACGACCCCCTGGGGGTATTGCCGCAGCTGGGCATCCAGATCCACTGGGCCAAACCAGCCCATGGTCAGGCGAAGCCGGTCGAGCGGGCATTTCGCGACATGGCGCAGCGCATCGCCAAGGATCCCCGCCTGGCGGGGGCCTATGTAGGCAACCGGCCCGATGCGAAGCCCGAGAACTACATGAGCCGGGCGATCCCCCTGGCCGATTTCGTGGCGGTGGTTGCCGATGGCATCGAGCAGCACAATGCCCGGGTCGGGCGGCAGTCACCGACCTGCCGGGGCCGCAGCTTCGACGAGACCTTCGCCGACAGCTATGCCCGCGCGCCGATCCGCAAGGCGACCCCGGAACAGCGGCGGCTGTGGCTGATGGGCCAGGAGGTGCGCAAGGCCCATGCCACGCATGGCCGCATCACCATGCACCAGGCGGCGTATTGGTCGGACTGGATGACCGATATCGCCGGAACGCGGGTGATCTGCCGCTTCGATCCCGAGGATCTGAATGCCGGGTTGGAGATCTATGCGCTGGACGGCAGCTACCTTGGATTTGCGGCCACACAAGAGCGGACCGAGTTCTTCAACCTTGCTGCCGCGCAGGAAGCGGCGGCGCTGGAGCGGCGACGCAAGCGCCTGGCCAAGGCCGCGCTGGCGGCCGAACGTCCGGTCGATGCGGCCCGTGTCGCGGCCGAGCTGAAGGATCTGGTTCGCGATGCCATCGCCGCGCCTGAAAGCCGGGTGGTCGAGCTGGTGCAGCAGGCGCGGGCTCCGGTTATCAATCGCGCCATGCCGCAGCCTGAATACCGCGATGACGAGGCCGCGCACGAGGCGGCGATGGTGCTCAAGTTCCGCACCCCCGAGCCGGTCTCGGAGGTGCCGGATGACAGCGCCGGGCGGTGGCGGCGGGCCAAGGAGATCGAAGCGAAGCTGGCCGCGGACGCCCCCGTCGGCAGCGCCGAGGCGCAATGGCTCTATGGCTATCAGCAGACGGCGGAATACCGAACCCATGAGCGCATGGCCGAAAGGTTCGGCCCGGATGCGATCGGATGA
- a CDS encoding AAA family ATPase — protein sequence MTYQQPIRNNSVALLRNVVRFNQLIDRIQNRGPDLPGMACFYGPSGYGKTTAAVWNANETNAYQVQVKSVWSRRHLAEAITRELSLPPGRTIAIMVDQIADELMKTGRPLIIDEADYLMSPSMIEMIRDIYESSQAPVILIGEERLPQKLARWERVHGRMLDWVGAQPADLREVGLLAEIYCAGIELDPKLQAAVLQASNASVRRICVNLSLLAELARTKGLTRMSVKDWTRDFFTGAAPAPRKFA from the coding sequence ATGACCTATCAGCAGCCCATCCGCAACAACAGCGTTGCGCTCTTGCGCAATGTCGTGCGCTTCAACCAGTTGATCGACCGCATCCAGAACCGCGGCCCGGACCTGCCAGGCATGGCCTGTTTCTATGGTCCGAGCGGTTACGGCAAGACCACGGCCGCGGTGTGGAACGCCAATGAGACCAATGCCTATCAGGTGCAGGTCAAATCGGTATGGTCGCGCCGCCATCTGGCGGAGGCCATCACGCGCGAGCTGTCGTTGCCGCCGGGGCGCACGATCGCGATCATGGTGGATCAGATCGCCGACGAGCTGATGAAGACCGGCCGGCCGCTGATCATCGACGAGGCCGATTATCTGATGTCCCCGTCGATGATCGAGATGATCCGCGACATCTACGAGAGCAGCCAGGCCCCGGTGATCCTGATCGGCGAGGAGCGGCTGCCGCAGAAGCTGGCGCGCTGGGAGCGTGTCCACGGCCGGATGCTGGACTGGGTTGGGGCACAGCCCGCCGATCTGCGCGAGGTCGGGCTGCTGGCCGAGATCTATTGCGCGGGCATCGAGCTGGACCCGAAGTTGCAGGCGGCGGTGTTGCAGGCTTCGAACGCCTCGGTTCGGCGCATTTGCGTGAACCTGTCGCTGCTGGCCGAGCTGGCGCGAACCAAGGGCCTGACCCGGATGTCGGTCAAGGATTGGACCAGGGATTTCTTCACCGGCGCCGCGCCCGCCCCGAGGAAATTCGCATGA
- a CDS encoding DUF3164 family protein, producing MKDELAERLVSGAESIQKVMSAFKKSSMEEMYAAKALLFEKYGAKLGGQKGGFGIAAFDGSTEVRICVADRITFGPELQAAKALIDECIESWAEGADQNIVVLINDAFQVNKAGRIDTKRVLRLQKLPIRRPDGSRDERWEQAMQAISDALIVDETATYIRYYRRNGQTNAMELVNLDFSAL from the coding sequence ATGAAGGACGAACTGGCCGAACGGCTGGTTTCCGGCGCCGAGAGCATCCAGAAGGTGATGAGCGCCTTCAAGAAATCGTCCATGGAGGAGATGTATGCCGCCAAGGCGCTGCTGTTCGAGAAATACGGAGCCAAGCTGGGCGGCCAGAAGGGAGGCTTCGGCATCGCGGCCTTCGACGGCTCCACGGAGGTGCGGATCTGCGTTGCGGATCGCATCACCTTCGGGCCGGAACTGCAGGCGGCCAAGGCGCTGATCGACGAATGCATCGAATCCTGGGCCGAGGGTGCGGATCAGAACATCGTCGTCCTGATCAACGACGCATTCCAGGTCAACAAGGCCGGGCGCATCGACACCAAGCGCGTGTTGCGGTTGCAAAAATTGCCGATCCGCCGGCCGGACGGCAGCCGCGACGAGCGCTGGGAGCAGGCGATGCAGGCGATCAGCGATGCGCTGATCGTGGACGAGACCGCGACCTACATCCGGTACTACCGCCGCAACGGCCAGACCAATGCGATGGAACTGGTCAACCTCGACTTCAGCGCGCTGTGA
- a CDS encoding HU family DNA-binding protein, with protein MTNLAKSELIAAVAKATGHSRKDVDDVVCAAVAVIREEALAGKTVCLPGFGRFSVKESPAREARNPRTGESIRVEARRTLRFRPSKSTA; from the coding sequence ATGACCAACCTTGCCAAATCGGAACTGATCGCCGCCGTCGCGAAGGCCACCGGCCATAGCCGCAAGGACGTCGACGACGTCGTCTGCGCCGCGGTGGCCGTCATCCGCGAGGAAGCCCTGGCCGGAAAGACCGTCTGCCTGCCCGGCTTCGGGCGGTTTTCGGTGAAGGAAAGCCCGGCGCGCGAGGCCCGCAACCCGCGCACGGGCGAGAGCATCCGGGTCGAGGCCCGACGCACGCTGAGGTTCCGACCCTCGAAGTCCACCGCCTGA
- a CDS encoding regulatory protein GemA: MTAALTLKRMIHVGCRELGLDHDTRRDLQLVVTGKASMSEMDEADLRKLVDALKARGFRPYGNAFYTSGKAGAGSCHHAPAPRADLRFVHVLWRRLGEAGVLKKPGRAGLNAFIRARFEGKWKSVPIDIDALRDPGQINDVTRALKDMCRRAGMVIR; encoded by the coding sequence ATGACCGCCGCCCTGACCCTCAAACGCATGATACACGTCGGCTGCAGGGAGCTGGGCCTCGACCATGACACGCGCCGCGACCTGCAGCTGGTGGTGACCGGAAAAGCCAGCATGTCCGAGATGGACGAGGCCGACCTGCGCAAGCTGGTGGATGCGTTGAAGGCCCGCGGCTTCAGGCCCTATGGAAACGCCTTCTACACCTCTGGCAAGGCGGGGGCAGGGTCGTGCCACCATGCGCCCGCGCCGCGCGCCGATCTGCGCTTCGTGCATGTGCTGTGGCGGCGGCTGGGCGAGGCCGGGGTGCTCAAGAAACCGGGGCGCGCGGGGCTCAATGCATTCATCCGGGCGCGTTTTGAGGGTAAGTGGAAGTCGGTGCCGATCGATATCGACGCGCTGCGCGATCCCGGTCAGATCAATGATGTTACCCGTGCGTTGAAGGACATGTGCCGCCGGGCCGGGATGGTGATCCGGTGA
- a CDS encoding helix-turn-helix domain-containing protein, which yields MSIFPGIAGQIEELIGPELTIRLLRRWGGCQVNIPVRARGSKMAEVIGEEATSLIIKEIGHGRVTLPCGAMRGQSRRRAEAMEMLRRGASIQQVALACDLHTRTVSNYRAALESGATRQMQLPFDSD from the coding sequence GTGAGCATCTTTCCGGGCATCGCCGGCCAGATAGAGGAATTGATCGGCCCGGAACTGACCATCCGGCTGTTGCGCCGCTGGGGCGGCTGCCAGGTCAACATTCCGGTGCGCGCCCGCGGCTCGAAGATGGCCGAGGTTATCGGCGAGGAGGCGACGAGCCTGATCATCAAGGAAATCGGCCATGGCCGGGTGACGCTTCCCTGCGGTGCAATGCGCGGCCAGAGCCGTCGGCGAGCCGAGGCGATGGAGATGCTGCGCCGAGGCGCCTCGATCCAGCAGGTGGCCCTGGCCTGCGACTTGCACACGAGGACGGTGTCCAACTATCGCGCGGCGCTCGAATCAGGTGCCACCCGGCAGATGCAGCTCCCCTTTGACAGCGACTAG
- a CDS encoding N-acetylmuramoyl-L-alanine amidase produces the protein MKLVNHKIEGIPFRAAHYTGGVIVPTIVILHDTAGRLEKGNSAAYLAGRNAAKASVHFVLERDGTVEQQVPTNRRANHAGVSSYHGRSGCNEFSIGIEIVNPGRMIASNGQGRAWWGQDFDWREYALQMLKTREHGEGVWMPYTAEQLATLQGLLIALFEGIPSLTDITTHWYVSPGRKTDTNPLMPLDEIKVAVLGHDDPGAAVAEAASEPAPTVTMLKVVTAGSGLNMRRWPNAQNPNVIGSIPNGTVVPVLRSGQFDGRWWSLVLYGGREGWILETYTQPA, from the coding sequence ATGAAGCTGGTCAACCACAAGATTGAGGGCATTCCCTTTCGCGCCGCCCATTACACGGGCGGCGTCATCGTGCCGACGATCGTGATCCTGCACGATACGGCGGGACGGCTGGAGAAGGGCAACAGCGCGGCCTATCTCGCTGGCAGGAATGCAGCCAAGGCCAGTGTTCACTTCGTCCTGGAGCGCGACGGGACGGTCGAGCAGCAGGTTCCCACCAACCGGCGTGCCAACCATGCAGGGGTTTCGAGCTACCACGGCCGCAGCGGCTGCAACGAGTTCTCGATCGGGATCGAGATCGTGAACCCCGGCAGGATGATCGCGTCGAATGGGCAGGGTCGCGCATGGTGGGGGCAGGATTTCGATTGGCGCGAATACGCCTTGCAGATGCTGAAGACCCGGGAGCATGGCGAGGGGGTCTGGATGCCTTATACTGCCGAGCAGCTGGCCACGCTGCAGGGTCTGCTGATCGCGCTGTTCGAAGGCATCCCGTCGCTGACGGACATCACCACCCATTGGTATGTCAGCCCTGGCCGCAAGACCGACACCAATCCGCTGATGCCGCTCGATGAGATCAAGGTGGCGGTTCTGGGGCACGACGATCCCGGCGCGGCGGTGGCGGAGGCGGCTTCCGAACCCGCGCCGACCGTCACCATGCTGAAGGTCGTGACCGCCGGCTCGGGGCTCAACATGCGGCGCTGGCCGAACGCCCAGAACCCCAATGTCATCGGATCCATCCCGAACGGTACCGTCGTGCCCGTGCTGCGATCAGGACAGTTCGACGGGCGCTGGTGGTCGCTGGTCCTCTATGGCGGCCGCGAGGGCTGGATCCTCGAAACCTACACCCAACCTGCCTGA
- a CDS encoding DUF2730 family protein — translation MTFNFDTTITLSLIATIFLAVIGWVRMHNAAVAKRIDGCGERLDRHEQRIHSAEQSLQSLPSKEDLHGLSLAMAEMRGDMREVRAAMQGQGQILSRVEAVVSRQEDHLMRTKA, via the coding sequence ATGACCTTCAATTTCGACACCACCATCACCCTCAGCCTGATCGCCACGATCTTCCTGGCGGTGATTGGCTGGGTGCGCATGCACAATGCCGCCGTTGCCAAGCGCATCGATGGCTGCGGCGAGCGCCTCGACCGCCATGAGCAGCGCATCCATTCCGCCGAGCAGTCCCTGCAGAGCCTGCCGTCGAAGGAAGACCTGCACGGCCTGTCGCTGGCCATGGCCGAGATGCGGGGCGACATGCGCGAGGTGCGCGCCGCCATGCAGGGACAGGGCCAGATACTGTCACGGGTCGAGGCGGTGGTCAGCCGCCAGGAGGACCATCTGATGAGGACGAAAGCCTGA
- a CDS encoding VpaChn25_0724 family phage protein — translation MTSYAEEVSRHRRLAVLRHLAEVTDYVSNASVLQGVLRSLGLPLSHDALMTELCWLREQGFVTFDPAAAFVVVTATRRGVDLAAGLAEHPGVQRPRPRI, via the coding sequence ATGACCAGTTATGCAGAGGAGGTCAGTCGCCATCGCCGCCTGGCGGTGCTGCGCCATCTCGCCGAGGTGACCGACTACGTGAGCAACGCCTCGGTCCTGCAGGGGGTACTGCGAAGCCTGGGGCTGCCGCTGTCCCATGATGCGCTGATGACGGAGCTTTGCTGGCTGCGCGAGCAGGGGTTTGTGACCTTCGATCCTGCAGCTGCCTTCGTGGTGGTGACCGCAACGCGGCGCGGCGTGGATCTGGCGGCGGGACTGGCCGAGCATCCGGGCGTGCAGCGCCCCCGCCCGAGGATCTGA
- a CDS encoding phage protein Gp27 family protein, with translation MPPPRKVDQLPPEIRDWLQQTLRERGFSDYVAITEELNEKLAEAGKVISFHHATVHRFSQEYREFVKTQETASAWAQEWMLENGLEEEAKRHNVLFQMITALAFKVMEKQLGKEGDEIDPRELHFIGRMLKDVMASSGIRQQMIAAERKQQAEKLEAAVASGDIDAEAAAKARRIMGFA, from the coding sequence ATGCCGCCGCCCAGGAAGGTCGATCAGCTGCCGCCGGAGATCCGGGACTGGCTTCAGCAGACCCTGCGCGAGCGCGGGTTTTCCGATTATGTCGCCATTACCGAGGAGCTGAACGAGAAGCTGGCCGAGGCCGGCAAGGTGATCAGCTTTCACCACGCCACGGTGCATCGGTTCAGCCAGGAATACCGCGAATTCGTCAAGACCCAGGAAACCGCCAGCGCCTGGGCGCAGGAATGGATGCTGGAGAACGGGCTCGAGGAGGAGGCCAAGCGCCACAATGTGCTGTTCCAGATGATCACGGCCCTGGCGTTCAAGGTGATGGAGAAGCAGCTGGGCAAGGAGGGCGACGAAATCGACCCCAGGGAGCTGCACTTCATCGGTCGCATGCTCAAGGATGTCATGGCGTCCTCGGGGATCCGCCAGCAGATGATCGCGGCCGAGCGCAAGCAGCAGGCCGAAAAACTCGAGGCAGCCGTCGCCTCGGGCGATATCGATGCCGAGGCAGCGGCCAAGGCCCGACGGATCATGGGATTTGCGTGA
- a CDS encoding terminase large subunit domain-containing protein, translating into MTAPLSPVVNFLPYQRAWIDDRSRFKIGMFSRQTGKTFTTGGECADDCFRGWIEGRRARWVILSRGERQAAEMMTEVIKPFTKAFYEVYNTLLKGGEPEFSEGEFRAPQDKGPDAIYKALEVRFPNGSRITALPANPDTARGFSANVILDEFAFHAKSRDIWAALFPVISKGQQKLRVISTPNGKGNKFYELMTAEDTVWSRHVVDIYEAVRQGLDRDIDALRKGMADEDAWAQEYELKWLDEASAWLDFDLIAGCESPVAGIPGLYQGGPCFVGVDIAARKDLFVIWVLEQVGDVMVTREIIARRRISFAEQDHLLAEVMRRYHVVRVRMDQTGMGEKPVEDARRAHGEGRVEGVLMSAAIKLDLATILKEMMQDRRLRIPAGDVVLRADLHAIKKQVGLTGIPRLVADTDTDGHADRFWAGALAASAAKTVYQPYDYRPVPLQSVDHDRDIVTTGGFRAGKGLF; encoded by the coding sequence ATGACAGCGCCCTTGTCCCCGGTGGTCAATTTCCTGCCCTATCAGCGGGCATGGATCGACGACCGCTCCAGGTTCAAGATCGGCATGTTCAGCCGCCAGACCGGCAAGACCTTCACCACGGGCGGCGAATGCGCCGACGACTGCTTTCGCGGCTGGATCGAGGGTCGGCGCGCGCGCTGGGTGATCCTGTCGCGCGGCGAGCGCCAGGCGGCCGAGATGATGACCGAGGTTATCAAGCCGTTCACCAAGGCGTTTTACGAGGTCTATAACACCCTGTTGAAGGGTGGCGAACCCGAGTTTTCCGAAGGCGAATTCAGGGCCCCGCAGGACAAGGGGCCGGACGCGATCTACAAGGCGCTCGAGGTGCGCTTTCCGAACGGCAGCCGGATCACGGCTCTTCCGGCGAACCCTGATACTGCCCGGGGATTCTCAGCCAATGTGATCCTGGACGAATTCGCGTTTCATGCCAAATCCCGCGACATCTGGGCCGCCTTGTTCCCCGTCATCTCGAAGGGCCAGCAGAAGCTGCGGGTGATCTCGACCCCGAACGGCAAGGGCAACAAGTTCTATGAGCTGATGACGGCCGAGGACACGGTCTGGTCGCGTCATGTGGTCGATATCTACGAGGCTGTGCGCCAAGGGCTCGACCGCGATATCGACGCGCTGCGCAAGGGGATGGCTGACGAGGATGCCTGGGCGCAGGAATACGAACTCAAGTGGCTGGACGAGGCAAGCGCCTGGCTGGACTTCGACCTGATCGCCGGTTGCGAAAGCCCGGTGGCCGGCATTCCCGGGCTATACCAGGGCGGCCCCTGTTTTGTCGGGGTCGATATCGCAGCCCGCAAGGATCTTTTCGTCATCTGGGTGCTGGAACAGGTCGGCGATGTCATGGTCACGCGCGAGATCATCGCCCGGCGCCGGATCAGCTTTGCCGAGCAGGACCATCTGCTGGCCGAGGTGATGCGCCGCTATCATGTGGTGCGGGTGCGGATGGATCAGACCGGCATGGGCGAGAAACCCGTCGAGGACGCGCGGCGGGCGCACGGGGAAGGCCGGGTAGAGGGGGTGCTGATGTCGGCGGCCATCAAGCTGGACCTGGCCACCATCCTGAAAGAGATGATGCAGGATCGCCGCCTGCGCATTCCGGCCGGCGACGTGGTGTTGCGCGCGGACCTGCATGCCATCAAGAAGCAGGTCGGGCTGACCGGTATCCCGCGCCTGGTTGCCGATACCGACACCGACGGGCACGCGGACCGGTTCTGGGCCGGGGCGCTGGCCGCATCGGCAGCGAAGACCGTCTACCAACCCTATGACTACCGGCCTGTTCCCCTGCAATCGGTCGATCATGACCGCGATATCGTGACCACCGGCGGTTTCCGTGCCGGGAAAGGACTGTTCTGA
- a CDS encoding DUF935 domain-containing protein, with product MALLDAFGRPIRTQALTRRLAEPGMTGIRQVWAGSAASGLTPQRLATILRACDQGDLTEFLTLAEEMEERDPHYLSVMGTRKRVISGITPIVKPGGDDARAKEIAEAVQAHIADHEGLPDLIEDLLDALGKSFSVVELDWARGSRLWTFNGFIHRDPRHFVFDRETGCEIRLLDDAEPVDGVALAPAKFAVHRARIKSGLTWRGGLARVVAFAWMCKQYTLKDWIAFIETYGLPLRLGRYGPEATAEDVRKLFQAVANIGTDAAAVLPKAMEIEFENGPSATGDKLFETFARWTDEQISKAVLGQTMTADSGSSQAQAKVHDEVRHDIAVSDARAVTGTINRDIVRPFVDLNFGVQEVYPRLILSVDEPEDVKAKIDGAVSLAGIGVTFKASELRRKLGFSDPEQGDEVVGGLPGAPSPSEPGRLALNRSGGAGDDIDEIEAGMVEDWQELADDLQAAVATVMDGAASYEDALKRLPEALKAMPTGLAVETLIKGLFLGRALGDVRDG from the coding sequence ATGGCTCTGCTGGATGCTTTTGGCCGCCCGATCCGCACCCAGGCGCTAACCCGGCGCCTGGCCGAACCGGGCATGACCGGGATCAGGCAGGTCTGGGCGGGGTCGGCCGCGTCGGGGCTGACGCCGCAGCGCCTGGCCACGATCCTGCGGGCTTGCGACCAGGGTGATCTGACAGAATTCCTGACATTGGCCGAGGAGATGGAGGAGCGCGACCCGCATTACCTGTCAGTGATGGGCACGCGCAAGCGGGTGATCAGCGGCATCACGCCCATCGTCAAGCCGGGCGGCGACGATGCGCGGGCCAAGGAGATCGCCGAGGCCGTCCAGGCCCATATCGCCGATCACGAGGGCCTGCCCGACCTGATCGAGGATCTGCTCGATGCTTTGGGCAAGAGCTTCTCGGTGGTCGAACTCGACTGGGCTCGCGGCTCGCGGCTGTGGACCTTCAACGGCTTCATCCACCGCGACCCGCGGCATTTCGTGTTCGATCGTGAGACCGGATGCGAGATCCGCCTGCTGGATGACGCCGAACCTGTGGATGGCGTGGCGCTGGCGCCGGCAAAATTCGCGGTCCATCGCGCACGCATCAAGTCCGGCCTGACCTGGCGCGGCGGGCTGGCGCGGGTCGTGGCGTTTGCCTGGATGTGCAAGCAATACACGCTGAAGGACTGGATCGCCTTCATCGAGACCTACGGTCTGCCGCTGCGCCTGGGTCGCTACGGACCCGAGGCCACGGCCGAGGATGTGCGCAAGCTGTTTCAGGCGGTGGCCAATATCGGCACCGATGCCGCGGCCGTCCTGCCCAAGGCAATGGAGATCGAGTTTGAGAACGGCCCCAGCGCCACCGGCGACAAGCTGTTCGAGACCTTTGCACGCTGGACCGACGAGCAGATATCGAAGGCGGTACTCGGCCAGACCATGACCGCGGACAGCGGCTCGTCGCAGGCGCAGGCGAAGGTGCATGACGAGGTGCGCCACGACATTGCCGTCAGCGACGCCAGGGCGGTGACCGGGACCATCAACCGCGATATCGTGCGGCCGTTCGTGGACCTGAACTTTGGGGTGCAAGAGGTCTATCCGCGGCTGATCCTGTCCGTCGACGAGCCCGAGGACGTGAAGGCCAAGATCGACGGAGCGGTGTCGCTGGCCGGTATCGGCGTCACCTTCAAGGCCAGCGAACTGCGGCGCAAGCTTGGGTTTTCCGACCCGGAACAGGGCGACGAGGTCGTCGGCGGCCTGCCGGGCGCGCCGTCGCCATCCGAGCCCGGCAGGCTGGCGCTGAACCGCAGCGGCGGGGCGGGCGACGACATCGACGAGATCGAGGCCGGTATGGTCGAGGACTGGCAGGAGCTGGCAGACGACCTGCAGGCCGCCGTCGCCACCGTCATGGACGGCGCCGCCAGTTATGAGGACGCGCTGAAACGGTTGCCGGAAGCGCTGAAGGCCATGCCGACGGGACTGGCGGTCGAGACCCTGATCAAGGGGCTGTTTTTGGGGCGTGCGCTTGGCGATGTGCGCGATGGCTGA